In the Pseudoalteromonas ulvae UL12 genome, GAGTTTGATCAATTAGGTCGTGCGACTAAAGGTTCGGTGATTAATCAATTTGGGCAAATCTGGCACATTGACTATCAGCATTTTCAATTAGTCAATGGCCTATGGGTACCCGATAAACTCACTTTAAGTCATCAGACCATTAAAGTTAAAATTCAAATTTATTCTTGGCAGTTTAAATCATGACCTCTCTTTCATTAATTGCTCCAGCAAAACTTAATTTATTTCTTCATATTAATGGTCGCCGAGCAGATGGCTACCATGAGCTTGAAACTTTATTTGTTTTTTTAAATTATGGCGACCAGCTGGATTTCACTGTCAATCCGAATGGTCAAATCCAGCTAAGCTGCGATAATCAGGCACTGGCTAATAATGATAATTTGATTATCAAAGCGGCACGTGCGCTAAAAGAGCACAGCCATGCACTCTTAGGCGTTGATATTCATCTAACAAAACGTTTGCCGATGGGTGGCGGTGTCGGCGGAGGCTCCTCTGATGCGGCAACCACTTTATTGGCGCTCAATCAATTATGGCAATGTGGTTACACCTTGGATCAATTGGCCGAAATTGGCTTAACACTCGGTGCTGATGTGCCTGTTTTTGTTAGGGGTTTTGC is a window encoding:
- the ispE gene encoding 4-(cytidine 5'-diphospho)-2-C-methyl-D-erythritol kinase, which produces MTSLSLIAPAKLNLFLHINGRRADGYHELETLFVFLNYGDQLDFTVNPNGQIQLSCDNQALANNDNLIIKAARALKEHSHALLGVDIHLTKRLPMGGGVGGGSSDAATTLLALNQLWQCGYTLDQLAEIGLTLGADVPVFVRGFAAIAHGIGEQLEAVDLPPSWYLVVHPNVHISTQAIFTHPDLPRDTPKLSGPWQSAKLYNDCESLVKKLAPEVEKTLLWLLEYAPSRMTGTGACCFASFAEEADALKALNALPAHWQGFVAQSVNLSPAHLELNAKLNLL